Sequence from the Streptomyces peucetius genome:
ACCACCCAGCCAAGCAAGGGGAACAAGCAGCCATGATTCAGCGGCAGTCCAACCAGACCAACATGGACTGGATGCTCAAGGACCTGGCGGAGGGCGTTCCGCAGACCCGTAACGTCGTCGTCCTGTCCGCCGACGGTCTGCGCATGGCCCAGTACGGCGCGGACACCGACACCGCCGACCGGCTGGCCGCCGCCTGCGCGGGGCTGCAGAGCCTGGCGGCCGCGGTGGCCTCCGAACTCCCGCACGGCGACGGCCGGATGCGCCTGGTCGTGATCGAGATGGACGGCGGATTCTTCTATCTGATGGCGGCGGGCGAGGGCGCGTACCTGGCCGTGCTGGCCGACGAGGGAGTCGACGCCGGGCTGATGGGCCAGCGGATGCGCGACCTCGTGCTGCGGATCGGCGAGCACCTGAGCACGCCGCCGCGGCACGAGGGGCAGACCGCGTGAACGACGCGGGCGGGGACTGGGAGGAGAGCAGTCCCGAGCGGCTCTACGTCATCACTGGCGGCCGCAGCGGCTCGTCCGCGCCCGCCACGCTCGACCTGGTCACGCTGATCGTGGCCAGGTCGGGTCCCGCGCCCGGCATGCAGCCGGAGCACGCGGCGATCATCCGTATCTGCCGGGCCCCGCTGTCGGTGGCCGAGATCTCCGCCTATCTGGGCCTCCCGGTGAGCGTCGTGACCGTGCTGCTCAGCGACCTTCTGGCCGAGGACAAGGTGCTGGCACGCGCAC
This genomic interval carries:
- a CDS encoding DUF742 domain-containing protein, with protein sequence MNDAGGDWEESSPERLYVITGGRSGSSAPATLDLVTLIVARSGPAPGMQPEHAAIIRICRAPLSVAEISAYLGLPVSVVTVLLSDLLAEDKVLARAPVQAARLPDRALIEAVIDGLQKL
- a CDS encoding roadblock/LC7 domain-containing protein, translating into MIQRQSNQTNMDWMLKDLAEGVPQTRNVVVLSADGLRMAQYGADTDTADRLAAACAGLQSLAAAVASELPHGDGRMRLVVIEMDGGFFYLMAAGEGAYLAVLADEGVDAGLMGQRMRDLVLRIGEHLSTPPRHEGQTA